In the genome of Nitrospira japonica, one region contains:
- the gcvH gene encoding glycine cleavage system protein GcvH → MIPPDLRYHKEHEWVRVKETDGTVGISHFAQDALGDIVFVDLPKAGAVVTAGQQIGEVESTKTTSTIYTPVSGTIAKVNADLKDHPELVNSDPYGKGWMIVVHLSNSDEVESLMTSSQYESYLASQKH, encoded by the coding sequence ATGATACCGCCTGATCTTCGATACCATAAAGAGCATGAGTGGGTTCGCGTGAAAGAGACCGACGGTACGGTCGGGATCAGCCATTTCGCGCAAGATGCCCTCGGCGACATCGTATTTGTCGATCTGCCCAAAGCCGGAGCGGTCGTTACCGCCGGCCAACAGATCGGGGAAGTAGAGTCGACCAAAACCACGTCGACGATCTACACCCCGGTGAGCGGGACGATTGCCAAGGTCAATGCCGACCTCAAAGATCATCCCGAGCTGGTCAACAGTGATCCGTACGGCAAGGGATGGATGATTGTCGTGCACCTCTCGAACTCGGATGAGGTCGAATCGCTCATGACCTCGTCCCAGTACGAATCATATCTCGCAAGCCAGAAACACTAA
- a CDS encoding ribbon-helix-helix domain-containing protein, whose product MPKLVRIVIQLPVELKAQLDALKQQGYTTSGFIRAMLERELTKPEDDASNVLPMVKKVNSR is encoded by the coding sequence ATGCCGAAACTCGTACGAATCGTCATCCAGTTACCGGTTGAATTGAAAGCCCAGCTCGATGCCCTCAAACAGCAGGGATACACCACCAGCGGGTTCATTCGAGCTATGCTGGAACGTGAATTGACCAAGCCCGAGGACGACGCCAGTAACGTCCTTCCTATGGTCAAGAAGGTCAATAGCCGTTAG
- the mtnA gene encoding S-methyl-5-thioribose-1-phosphate isomerase, producing MVPTVCWHEGAIRLLDQSRLPEHVEILECRDVESVARAIRELKVRGAPAIGVTAAMGVALGAQLSEAENYFQLENDLSGVCELLAATRPTAVNLFWAIERMKRTLHELRSQPLSAIKTGLVRESQSILEEDIALCKAMGRHGARLIEDGQTILTHCNAGALATAGYGTALGVVRAAWEEGKRIQVIADETRPVLQGARLTAWELMQDGIPVTLITDGMAGIMMRQGKVQLCIVGADRIAANGDVANKIGTYSVAVLARAHGIPFYVAAPYSTIDLKTPSGNDIAIEQRNPQEVTTMLGDRIIAPKGVSVYNPAFDVTPAEFIAGIITERGVFRPHEVLRHFS from the coding sequence ATGGTTCCAACCGTATGCTGGCACGAGGGAGCGATCCGATTGCTCGACCAGAGTCGACTGCCCGAGCATGTCGAGATTCTCGAATGCCGGGATGTCGAATCGGTTGCCCGGGCCATCCGAGAACTGAAGGTTCGAGGGGCGCCGGCCATCGGCGTGACGGCTGCCATGGGGGTGGCCCTTGGGGCCCAATTGAGCGAAGCCGAGAACTATTTCCAGCTTGAAAACGATCTTAGCGGAGTTTGCGAACTCCTTGCTGCCACCAGGCCCACTGCCGTGAATCTCTTTTGGGCCATCGAGCGAATGAAGCGAACGCTCCATGAGCTTCGGTCCCAGCCGCTTTCCGCCATCAAGACCGGATTGGTTCGCGAATCTCAGAGTATTTTGGAAGAGGACATCGCGCTGTGCAAAGCCATGGGCCGGCACGGTGCTCGCTTGATTGAGGACGGACAGACGATCCTCACGCATTGCAACGCCGGGGCGCTGGCGACAGCCGGATACGGGACAGCTCTGGGCGTCGTTCGGGCTGCTTGGGAGGAGGGAAAGCGCATTCAAGTCATCGCCGACGAGACCAGGCCGGTTCTTCAAGGGGCGAGACTCACCGCCTGGGAGTTGATGCAGGATGGTATTCCGGTCACCCTTATCACGGACGGCATGGCCGGGATCATGATGCGGCAGGGAAAAGTACAACTTTGTATCGTCGGCGCGGATCGGATCGCGGCCAACGGAGACGTAGCCAACAAGATCGGGACGTACTCGGTCGCGGTGCTGGCTCGGGCGCATGGTATTCCCTTCTATGTGGCCGCCCCCTATTCGACCATCGATCTCAAGACTCCTTCCGGGAACGACATCGCCATTGAGCAGCGGAACCCGCAGGAAGTGACGACCATGCTTGGCGATCGCATCATCGCTCCAAAGGGTGTATCGGTGTACAATCCCGCCTTCGATGTGACCCCCGCTGAATTCATCGCCGGCATCATCACGGAGCGAGGGGTCTTCAGGCCTCACGAGGTGCTCCGCCACTTTTCCTGA
- the rpmB gene encoding 50S ribosomal protein L28, with translation MAFACDICLKRHQTGNNVSHANNKTKRSFNPNLQRVRAIVDGSTKRIRVCTRCLRSGLVKKAV, from the coding sequence GTGGCATTTGCATGCGATATCTGCCTCAAACGGCATCAGACCGGTAACAACGTGAGCCATGCGAACAACAAGACGAAACGTTCGTTCAACCCCAATCTTCAACGGGTGAGGGCCATCGTCGACGGATCGACGAAACGCATTCGCGTCTGCACTCGCTGTCTGCGGAGCGGTTTGGTCAAGAAAGCCGTCTAG
- a CDS encoding ComEA family DNA-binding protein, with product MIVSFLIKCAMVALTMGVIFWIGWTLPQPEPDGVRVLPDEAAPALHVEGPVGAAPIPVPITEGAEPVKRTSPTKGVGKIDLNRATEKDLESLPGIGAVLAGRIMKYRQDVGPFSRVEDLRDVKGIGKKKFDRIKNLIQVTIWPPDGDGRVSA from the coding sequence ATGATTGTCTCGTTCTTGATCAAGTGCGCCATGGTTGCGCTCACCATGGGCGTGATTTTTTGGATCGGATGGACGCTCCCACAGCCAGAGCCCGATGGCGTGCGGGTCCTGCCGGACGAGGCTGCACCGGCGCTCCATGTCGAAGGACCGGTTGGTGCGGCTCCGATTCCGGTACCGATCACGGAGGGCGCCGAACCGGTCAAACGGACTTCGCCGACGAAGGGAGTCGGGAAGATCGATTTGAATCGGGCAACGGAGAAGGATCTGGAATCACTTCCGGGTATCGGAGCGGTTCTGGCGGGACGGATTATGAAATATCGGCAAGATGTCGGGCCGTTTAGCCGCGTCGAGGACTTGCGCGACGTGAAAGGCATCGGAAAAAAGAAGTTCGACAGAATCAAGAATCTGATCCAGGTGACCATCTGGCCGCCGGATGGTGACGGAAGGGTTTCCGCATGA
- the lpdA gene encoding dihydrolipoyl dehydrogenase yields MPKHIVILGAGPGGYVAAIRAAQLGARVSVVEAQALGGVCLNWGCIPSKALLAVVELGDKLKHAESMGLVLEGNVAYDLARMVSRKNKVVETLVKGIATLFKSWDIRHLEGVGTIRGKGMVHVALNDGTEQTLEADAVVIATGSSWPNPSQFPIDGRVIVTSRQLLDLSTIPRRLLILGGGVEGCEFATLYSGLGTEVTVVELVDRILPLEDEEVSATMARELKKRGVTVMTGTTVDSVERGESAITVHCKNGEKIVADMFLVSVGRGFNSRGLGLEEAGVELGRRGEILVNERMETTVSDIYAIGDVVGKAMLAHVASAQGKVAVENIMGHRSTIRYEVIPAGIFTLPEIGRVGLTEAQARERMRANGLDADAAVKVGRFRFVATGKAQATGETTGFCKIISESESGRILGAHIIGSHAADLIHEAALAMEIGANVNQIADMIHAHPTMAEGMMEAAEDSGRGAIHQVRKRANR; encoded by the coding sequence ATGCCCAAGCACATCGTGATCCTCGGCGCCGGCCCCGGGGGGTACGTGGCCGCAATCCGCGCGGCCCAGCTCGGCGCCCGTGTGAGCGTCGTGGAGGCTCAGGCGCTTGGCGGCGTTTGCCTGAATTGGGGGTGTATTCCGAGCAAAGCGCTGTTGGCCGTCGTGGAACTCGGCGACAAGCTCAAACATGCCGAGTCGATGGGATTGGTCCTCGAGGGGAACGTCGCGTACGACCTGGCCCGCATGGTGTCGAGAAAGAATAAGGTCGTGGAGACTCTGGTGAAGGGGATCGCTACACTCTTCAAGTCGTGGGATATTCGGCATCTGGAAGGAGTCGGGACGATACGGGGCAAGGGCATGGTGCATGTTGCCCTCAATGACGGGACTGAACAGACGCTCGAGGCCGACGCCGTCGTGATTGCCACCGGCTCCTCATGGCCCAATCCGTCCCAGTTTCCGATAGACGGAAGAGTGATCGTCACCAGCCGGCAACTGCTGGATCTTTCGACCATTCCTCGCCGGTTGCTGATTCTGGGAGGCGGAGTTGAAGGTTGTGAATTCGCCACCCTGTATAGTGGACTTGGGACGGAAGTCACCGTGGTGGAGTTGGTGGATCGCATTTTGCCGCTCGAAGATGAGGAAGTTTCCGCGACGATGGCGCGAGAGCTGAAGAAGCGCGGCGTGACGGTGATGACCGGGACGACGGTCGATTCAGTCGAGCGAGGGGAATCTGCCATCACGGTTCATTGCAAGAACGGGGAGAAGATCGTCGCGGACATGTTTCTGGTGTCCGTTGGACGGGGTTTCAACAGCCGCGGCCTCGGGCTTGAGGAGGCCGGAGTGGAACTCGGTCGTCGTGGCGAGATTCTGGTAAACGAGCGCATGGAGACCACTGTGTCCGACATCTATGCGATCGGCGACGTAGTCGGGAAAGCAATGCTGGCCCATGTGGCCTCGGCGCAGGGCAAGGTGGCGGTCGAGAACATTATGGGCCATCGGTCGACGATTCGGTATGAGGTCATTCCAGCCGGTATTTTCACGCTGCCGGAAATCGGCCGAGTCGGACTGACGGAAGCGCAGGCGCGAGAACGGATGCGGGCGAATGGACTGGACGCAGATGCCGCCGTCAAAGTCGGACGATTCAGGTTTGTGGCGACGGGAAAGGCTCAAGCAACGGGAGAGACGACCGGATTCTGCAAGATCATATCCGAAAGCGAGTCGGGCCGGATACTCGGGGCCCACATCATCGGATCCCATGCCGCGGATCTCATTCATGAGGCTGCGCTGGCCATGGAGATCGGCGCGAATGTGAATCAGATCGCCGACATGATCCACGCGCATCCGACGATGGCGGAAGGCATGATGGAGGCGGCGGAGGATTCGGGGCGCGGAGCGATTCATCAGGTCCGAAAGCGGGCGAATCGATGA
- a CDS encoding ABC transporter substrate-binding protein, whose translation MPRRTFRTCRPSRSSSGVLDAERTVCSPAKAVAQRLFGQAGVFRSCLLFGLCLVLFVFGVVDVQEAESAMMPRRQQGILTGMPFMANITPRTFVDDAGRKLYIAKAPSRVVSLAPSITEMLFALGLDEQIVGVTELCDFPAAALSKPKVGYARHNLEALIALRPDMIVAPQEFLRSDVVAKLEELKIPVFLMDAKTVDDILMQIQSLGKIFNKTKVSDEVTGRMRERIAAVAKQIAASNKKRVLYVLNSHPLITVGPGSYIHQMIGLAGGINVAHGAASPYPTLSIETVLQEDPEVIIFPVGPVESVPKSEQNEWNRWSSLSAVRHRQLREVSSDALNRPGPRVVEGLELLARAIHPEVSLSDNAAPLP comes from the coding sequence TTGCCACGACGGACCTTTCGAACCTGCCGGCCCTCGCGGTCATCCTCTGGTGTCTTGGACGCGGAGCGCACGGTCTGCTCGCCCGCCAAGGCCGTCGCACAAAGACTGTTTGGCCAAGCCGGAGTCTTCAGGTCCTGCCTCCTGTTCGGGCTGTGCCTGGTTCTCTTCGTCTTTGGAGTCGTCGATGTTCAGGAAGCCGAGAGTGCGATGATGCCGCGCCGCCAGCAAGGGATCCTAACCGGTATGCCGTTCATGGCGAATATCACGCCGCGAACGTTTGTGGATGACGCCGGACGGAAACTCTACATTGCAAAGGCGCCGAGCAGGGTAGTCTCGCTCGCACCGAGCATTACGGAAATGCTCTTTGCCCTCGGTCTTGACGAGCAAATCGTCGGCGTCACGGAACTGTGTGACTTCCCGGCAGCCGCCCTGTCGAAACCGAAGGTGGGTTATGCGCGACACAATCTTGAAGCGCTCATCGCGCTTCGGCCGGACATGATCGTCGCGCCGCAGGAGTTTCTCCGATCCGATGTCGTCGCCAAGCTGGAAGAGTTGAAAATTCCCGTGTTTCTGATGGACGCGAAGACCGTCGACGACATCCTGATGCAGATTCAAAGTTTGGGGAAAATATTCAATAAGACGAAGGTGTCCGATGAGGTGACGGGTCGGATGCGAGAACGCATTGCCGCAGTTGCGAAACAGATCGCGGCATCGAACAAGAAGCGCGTGCTGTACGTGCTGAACAGTCATCCGCTCATCACGGTCGGTCCCGGAAGTTACATTCACCAGATGATCGGATTGGCCGGCGGGATCAACGTGGCGCATGGCGCTGCGTCCCCCTATCCGACGCTCAGCATTGAAACGGTGCTGCAGGAAGACCCGGAGGTCATCATTTTTCCCGTCGGTCCTGTGGAAAGCGTTCCAAAGAGCGAGCAGAACGAATGGAACCGCTGGAGCAGTCTGTCTGCCGTCCGACACCGGCAATTGCGTGAGGTGTCGTCGGATGCGCTCAACCGTCCCGGCCCTCGTGTGGTCGAAGGGTTGGAGCTCCTGGCGCGAGCGATTCATCCCGAGGTTTCTCTCTCGGACAACGCCGCTCCCTTGCCATGA
- the ndk gene encoding nucleoside-diphosphate kinase, protein MMSERTLAIIKPDAVKKQAIGDIISQYEQAGLRPVAMRMLVMGKGIAEGFYAVHRARPFFDSLCTFMSSGPVVVLVLKGENAIKKNRELMGATDPAKADKGTIRAKHGTNIEYNAVHGSDSPETARVEIAYFFPEMSVVG, encoded by the coding sequence ATAATGAGCGAGCGAACACTGGCAATCATCAAACCCGATGCGGTGAAAAAACAGGCGATTGGAGACATCATCTCGCAGTATGAGCAAGCCGGATTGCGCCCGGTCGCGATGCGAATGCTGGTCATGGGAAAAGGGATTGCGGAAGGATTCTACGCGGTGCACCGTGCCAGACCCTTTTTCGACAGCCTCTGCACGTTCATGTCGTCCGGTCCGGTCGTGGTGCTGGTGTTGAAGGGCGAAAATGCCATCAAGAAGAATCGGGAGCTCATGGGCGCGACCGACCCGGCGAAGGCCGACAAGGGCACGATTCGCGCGAAGCACGGGACCAACATTGAGTACAATGCGGTGCACGGCTCGGATTCTCCTGAGACGGCTCGGGTAGAAATCGCCTACTTTTTCCCCGAAATGAGCGTGGTGGGATAA
- a CDS encoding FecCD family ABC transporter permease, which produces MFRKSTLGAGRWTAVIGMLLVLAALLALLCLQFGTQFVGLNEMARIFARMVEATSDRRSESDVMATILLQVRLPRIFLGFLVGGCLAAVGVALQALLRNPLADPYVLGVSSGAALGVSVAVLFGVGTTVMAMSALPLCGFAGSVVALALMYRMAASYDRLPIHSVLLAGVILNAIFSALIMFITSIMDPNRSFGMMIWLMGSLMAPAYPTLLVFSLYAAVCLTLLFGQVNVLNVMAYGEEPARSLGVDTELAKRRILLFSALMTGAVVSVSGMVGFIGMVIPHAVRLMVGADHRLVMPASALIGGTFLMVADTFARTVVSPSELPVGIMTALVGGPFFVYLLAWRKDRMS; this is translated from the coding sequence GTGTTTCGAAAGTCGACACTGGGCGCAGGCCGTTGGACGGCGGTCATTGGAATGTTGCTGGTGCTGGCCGCGCTCCTGGCCCTGCTGTGTCTCCAATTTGGAACGCAGTTTGTCGGTCTCAACGAAATGGCGCGCATCTTTGCCCGAATGGTCGAAGCCACGAGCGATCGTCGGAGCGAGTCGGATGTGATGGCGACGATTCTGCTGCAGGTGCGTCTGCCGAGAATCTTCCTGGGGTTTCTCGTCGGTGGTTGCCTGGCGGCGGTCGGAGTGGCTCTGCAGGCGCTGCTGCGCAATCCGTTGGCCGATCCGTACGTGCTCGGTGTCTCGAGCGGCGCCGCGCTCGGCGTATCCGTCGCCGTTCTGTTCGGCGTTGGGACGACCGTGATGGCCATGTCGGCATTGCCGCTCTGTGGATTCGCGGGCAGCGTGGTGGCGCTGGCCCTGATGTATCGGATGGCCGCAAGTTACGATCGGTTGCCCATCCACAGTGTGTTGTTGGCCGGCGTCATTCTCAATGCGATTTTTTCGGCGCTGATCATGTTCATTACGTCGATCATGGATCCCAACCGTTCCTTCGGCATGATGATCTGGCTCATGGGGTCCCTCATGGCGCCGGCATATCCGACGCTGCTGGTGTTCTCTCTCTACGCCGCGGTCTGTTTGACTCTGTTGTTTGGGCAGGTCAACGTGCTGAACGTCATGGCATACGGGGAAGAACCGGCCCGATCGCTGGGGGTCGACACGGAGTTGGCGAAGCGGCGTATTCTCCTGTTTTCGGCTCTGATGACCGGGGCCGTCGTCTCTGTCAGCGGCATGGTGGGCTTCATTGGCATGGTGATTCCCCATGCCGTACGTCTAATGGTCGGGGCGGATCATCGTCTCGTCATGCCGGCCTCCGCCCTGATCGGCGGCACGTTTTTGATGGTTGCGGATACCTTCGCTCGGACGGTCGTGTCGCCTTCGGAGTTGCCGGTCGGCATCATGACGGCATTGGTCGGCGGACCGTTCTTCGTCTATCTTCTGGCCTGGCGGAAAGATCGAATGTCGTGA
- the tyrS gene encoding tyrosine--tRNA ligase: MSELVRQIDLILRGTVEVIQQAELESKLSRALAANRPLRIKAGFDPTAPDLHLGHTVLIHKLKHFQDLGHQVIFLIGDFTGMIGDPTGVSETRRALTKDQVRDNATTYERQIFKLLDPKRTTIEFNSRWMSTMSAAELVELASHYRVARMMERDDFHKRYQEQKPISVHEFLYPLVQGYDSVVLKADVELGGTDQKFNLLVGRDLQRDYGQEPQAVITMPLLEGIFGGKKMSKSLGNYVGLEDPPSEMFGKIMSVSDELMIRYYEVLTTEDLASVKTSHPMEAKQSLAQHIVTLYHGQEAGRAAREAFQLKFQEREFPSEPDVRVKVAKDDLGASGTIGLVDLVAMTKLLASKSEARRLVIQGGIEVEGVKQSDANAVLTLNPGSTYRIKVGKRKFALIEVLP, encoded by the coding sequence ATGAGTGAATTGGTCCGGCAAATCGATTTGATTCTTCGCGGGACGGTCGAGGTGATTCAACAGGCCGAATTGGAATCCAAGCTCAGCCGCGCGTTGGCGGCCAATCGGCCGCTGCGGATCAAGGCCGGCTTTGATCCGACCGCGCCCGATCTGCATCTCGGCCATACCGTTCTGATTCACAAGTTGAAGCATTTTCAGGACCTCGGACATCAGGTGATCTTTTTGATCGGCGACTTCACGGGGATGATCGGGGATCCGACCGGGGTGTCAGAAACGAGGAGGGCATTGACCAAGGATCAGGTTCGGGACAACGCCACGACCTACGAAAGGCAGATCTTCAAGCTGCTGGATCCCAAGAGGACAACCATCGAATTCAACAGTCGATGGATGAGCACGATGTCCGCGGCGGAATTGGTCGAGCTGGCGTCACATTATCGCGTCGCCCGCATGATGGAGCGAGACGATTTTCACAAGCGGTATCAGGAGCAAAAGCCCATCAGCGTCCACGAATTTCTCTATCCCCTGGTTCAAGGGTATGATTCGGTCGTTCTGAAGGCCGACGTGGAATTAGGAGGAACCGATCAGAAGTTCAATCTGCTCGTCGGACGAGATCTGCAGCGTGACTATGGCCAGGAACCTCAAGCCGTGATCACCATGCCGCTGCTTGAAGGAATCTTCGGCGGCAAGAAGATGAGCAAGAGTCTCGGCAACTATGTGGGATTGGAGGATCCGCCGAGCGAAATGTTCGGGAAAATCATGTCGGTCAGCGACGAACTGATGATCCGGTACTATGAGGTGCTGACGACCGAGGATCTGGCCTCGGTGAAGACGTCGCATCCGATGGAAGCCAAGCAGAGCCTGGCGCAGCATATCGTCACGCTCTATCACGGACAGGAGGCGGGGCGCGCGGCCCGCGAAGCGTTCCAACTGAAATTTCAGGAGCGGGAGTTTCCCAGCGAACCGGATGTGCGTGTGAAGGTCGCTAAAGATGACCTTGGCGCAAGCGGCACGATCGGCCTTGTCGATCTCGTTGCCATGACCAAGCTGTTGGCGAGCAAGAGCGAAGCGCGCCGCCTCGTCATCCAGGGCGGGATCGAGGTCGAGGGAGTCAAGCAGAGCGATGCGAATGCCGTGCTGACGCTCAATCCCGGGAGCACCTACCGGATCAAAGTGGGAAAGAGAAAGTTTGCGCTGATTGAAGTCCTGCCATAG